The DNA segment CAAGGTGCCCGGCTTGGGGTCCTCAGGGTGGGCCTCGATGTAGGCCGCCTCCCATACCGCCTTGATGCGACCCTTGGGTGGTACGTCCTCGTTCTTCTTCACCGGAGTTTTCGGGGAGTTGTTCAGCCAGTCGCGCACCCGCCGGTTCCATTCGGCAAGGTCTGGGTTCGGAGCGCCCTTGCCCGTCTTGCGCGCGCCGGGCCCGCCGGTTGAGCCGCCCGGCGCTGCAGCCGGACGTGCAGCGGTCACGAACGGCGCGAGTGCCCTCTCCAGCTTGGCGAACGATGTCGGACCAAGGTCCACTTCCAGGTTCTCGTACCCGATGTACTTCCGGACCGTGATCTTGTCGGTGCCGTCCCGGTTCCTCAGAGGCTCCCCGTCGTCGGTCTCCGTGACCTCTTCCTCCTTCTCGACAGGCACCCGGAGCTGGACGGTCTCCGTGCCCTCTTCCGGCTTCCCGGTGAGGTCATCCACGTACTCGACCTTGAAGAACTGGATGACCGGTTCGGTGACGCCCGGGATGGGAACCTCAACCCGCTGGACCGAGGTATCCCCCACTTCCTGAGCCTTGGTGTACTCGGCTTCAGTAGCCGGTACCGGCTTGGTGGCCATGCGATCACTTCTCCTGTCGTGCCGTCCCCCGCGGACAGCAGTAGTGAACAGTACCGCCGAATACCACAGACGTACAATCGTGCCTCTCGGCATGCTCGTTGGATGCATACCCGCAGGTCAGGGTGCCACT comes from the Streptomyces sp. TS71-3 genome and includes:
- a CDS encoding Lsr2 family protein yields the protein MATKPVPATEAEYTKAQEVGDTSVQRVEVPIPGVTEPVIQFFKVEYVDDLTGKPEEGTETVQLRVPVEKEEEVTETDDGEPLRNRDGTDKITVRKYIGYENLEVDLGPTSFAKLERALAPFVTAARPAAAPGGSTGGPGARKTGKGAPNPDLAEWNRRVRDWLNNSPKTPVKKNEDVPPKGRIKAVWEAAYIEAHPEDPKPGTLA